Proteins encoded within one genomic window of Candidatus Methylomirabilota bacterium:
- a CDS encoding N-acyl homoserine lactonase family protein — MPYQVYALKYAERDTQQCTFFFREPSTATLTLHFYLWVILGGPYPVVLDTGFSAADAQRREARKWVSPAEMLSRVGVKAADVPVALISHLHWDHWDGYPFFTGARFWIQKEEMQFWTGFAGQYAHYRMFAEAEPLADLVKLNYAGRVRLVEGEIPVLPGITAHWVGGHTAGLQVVSVETAKGTVVLTSDASHFYRNIERRDPVQIITSLPQMLKGFDRIDEIAGSPDRVVTGHDPEVAKRFEELEPGIVKIA; from the coding sequence ATGCCATATCAGGTCTACGCCCTCAAATACGCGGAGCGGGACACCCAGCAGTGCACGTTCTTCTTCCGCGAGCCGTCCACCGCCACGCTCACGCTGCACTTCTACCTGTGGGTGATCCTGGGCGGGCCGTATCCCGTGGTGCTCGACACGGGCTTCTCCGCCGCCGACGCGCAGCGGCGCGAGGCGCGCAAGTGGGTGAGCCCGGCGGAGATGCTGAGTCGCGTGGGCGTGAAGGCCGCCGACGTGCCCGTGGCGCTGATCTCGCATCTGCATTGGGATCACTGGGACGGCTATCCGTTCTTCACGGGCGCGCGCTTCTGGATCCAGAAGGAGGAGATGCAGTTCTGGACGGGCTTCGCCGGCCAGTACGCACACTACCGCATGTTCGCCGAGGCGGAGCCGCTCGCCGACCTCGTCAAGCTGAACTACGCGGGGCGGGTGCGGCTGGTGGAGGGCGAGATCCCGGTGCTGCCGGGTATCACCGCGCACTGGGTGGGTGGCCATACCGCGGGGCTGCAGGTGGTCTCGGTGGAGACCGCGAAGGGCACCGTGGTGCTGACCTCGGACGCCTCGCACTTCTACCGCAACATCGAGCGGCGTGATCCGGTACAGATCATCACGAGCCTGCCCCAGATGCTGAAGGGCTTCGACCGTATCGACGAAATAGCGGGCAGCCCGGATCGCGTCGTCACCGGCCACGATCCCGAAGTCGCGAAGCGCTTCGAAGAGCTTGAGCCGGGAATCGTGAAGATCGCCTAG
- a CDS encoding isoprenylcysteine carboxylmethyltransferase family protein, with amino-acid sequence MTLNARAWLALATLAIVMGLVLFVGAGTVHYGQAWVYLAVFFGISAFVTVYLMRRDPALLERRMRGGPTAEPEPSQRIIMWLVSLGFTALVVVPALDRRFGWSHLPSWVALAGNALTVVGFSLIFLVYRENTYGAATIRVTADQRVISTGPYAVVRHPMYASASLYLIGTPLALGSLWGLVALVLIVPALIWRLLDEERLLARDLPGYTEYQRRVRYRLLPGIW; translated from the coding sequence ATGACCCTCAACGCCCGCGCGTGGCTCGCGCTGGCGACTCTCGCGATCGTGATGGGCCTGGTGCTCTTCGTGGGCGCCGGCACCGTCCACTACGGGCAGGCCTGGGTCTACCTCGCGGTCTTCTTCGGCATCTCCGCTTTCGTCACGGTGTATCTGATGCGACGGGATCCCGCGCTGCTCGAGCGCCGGATGCGCGGCGGGCCGACCGCCGAGCCGGAGCCGTCCCAGCGGATCATCATGTGGCTCGTGTCGCTCGGCTTCACCGCGCTGGTGGTGGTGCCCGCGCTCGATCGGCGATTCGGCTGGTCGCACCTTCCGTCCTGGGTCGCGCTGGCGGGTAATGCCCTGACGGTGGTTGGCTTCTCCCTCATCTTCCTCGTCTATCGCGAGAACACCTACGGTGCGGCCACCATCCGGGTCACGGCGGATCAGCGCGTCATCTCCACCGGGCCCTACGCGGTGGTGCGCCACCCGATGTACGCGAGCGCGTCGCTCTATCTCATCGGCACGCCGCTGGCGCTCGGCTCCCTCTGGGGGCTGGTCGCGCTCGTCCTCATCGTGCCCGCGCTGATCTGGCGGCTGCTCGACGAGGAGCGGCTCCTGGCTCGCGATCTGCCGGGCTATACGGAGTATCAGCGCCGGGTGCGCTACCGCCTGCTCCCGGGCATCTGGTGA
- a CDS encoding DinB family protein has translation MALTAAERRTLIDNYAAGPARLRAAIAAVPAEALTWRPAPREWSAHEVAVHCADSETQAAGRIRFLAAEPDPVLIQGYDEVNWAVAFDYHAHPLELALATVDAVRANTVALLRRLPEDVWGRAGRHSQSGGYTAEDWLRIYAAHLEEHSRQIEANVAAWRRR, from the coding sequence ATGGCCCTGACGGCGGCCGAGCGGCGCACCCTCATCGACAACTATGCGGCGGGCCCGGCCCGGCTACGCGCGGCGATCGCCGCGGTGCCGGCGGAGGCGCTCACCTGGCGGCCGGCCCCCCGGGAGTGGTCCGCGCACGAGGTCGCCGTGCACTGCGCGGACTCGGAGACGCAGGCAGCCGGGCGCATCCGCTTCCTCGCGGCCGAGCCCGATCCGGTGCTGATCCAGGGCTACGACGAGGTGAACTGGGCGGTCGCCTTCGACTATCACGCGCATCCGCTCGAGCTCGCGCTGGCGACGGTGGATGCGGTGCGGGCGAATACGGTCGCTCTCCTGCGACGGCTGCCCGAAGACGTGTGGGGGCGTGCGGGGCGTCACTCCCAGTCCGGCGGCTACACGGCGGAAGACTGGCTCCGCATCTACGCCGCGCACCTCGAGGAGCATTCGCGGCAGATCGAGGCCAACGTCGCCGCGTGGCGTCGAAGGTAG
- the ggt gene encoding gamma-glutamyltransferase: MAAPRPATVAPRGMVTCSHVLASTAGVEMLRGGGSAVDAAIAAAAVLSVVYPHMTSIGGDSFWLVHPARTGGVRFLDGGGRAPAAATIAAFEARGLGEVPYRGVLPATVTVPGAIDSWLEAHAAYGRLPLPRVLAPAIECARDGFPVGARLAYWIASVATMLAESPEAAAVFLPGGRPLGEGQRLRNPDLARTLEAIAGAGRGGFYEGEVAREIARWSRARGGLIEEGDLRAQRARWGEPLSSTYRGITLYETPPPTQGVSVLQMLRLIEPYDLGAMDYLGPDHVHLLVQAKQIAFHDRDRVLADPDFAKVPVERLLSPDYAAERRRLVDMRRALPWDEVPSFGTLAGDTVYVAAVDAEGSAASLIHSVYGLFGAGVVAGRTGVVMQNRGAYFSLDPTHPNRLEPGKRPLHTLIASLAFRGDRPWQVMGCMGADGQPQIHLQAYTAMIDFGLDVQQAMEAPRWLSGRFGLLEPRDLLNLEGRFPPATGAELARRGHTVNQWGPWNERAGHAHGITIDPATGARHGGCDPRSDGVALGY, translated from the coding sequence GTGGCGGCCCCGCGGCCGGCCACGGTGGCCCCGCGCGGCATGGTGACCTGCTCGCACGTGCTCGCCTCCACGGCGGGCGTGGAGATGCTCCGTGGCGGTGGCTCGGCGGTGGACGCGGCCATCGCCGCCGCTGCCGTGCTGAGCGTCGTGTACCCGCACATGACCAGTATCGGCGGCGACTCCTTCTGGCTGGTGCATCCGGCGCGCACGGGCGGCGTGCGCTTCCTCGACGGCGGCGGCCGCGCGCCCGCCGCGGCGACCATCGCCGCGTTCGAGGCCCGGGGGCTCGGGGAGGTGCCGTATCGGGGCGTGCTGCCCGCGACCGTCACCGTGCCCGGCGCGATCGACAGCTGGCTCGAGGCCCATGCCGCGTACGGGCGGCTGCCGCTGCCGCGCGTGCTCGCGCCCGCCATCGAATGCGCGCGCGACGGCTTCCCGGTGGGCGCGCGGCTCGCCTACTGGATCGCCTCCGTGGCGACGATGCTCGCGGAGAGCCCGGAGGCGGCGGCGGTTTTCTTGCCGGGAGGCCGGCCGCTCGGCGAGGGGCAGCGCCTGCGCAATCCCGACCTCGCGCGTACCCTCGAGGCCATCGCCGGCGCGGGCCGCGGCGGCTTCTACGAGGGCGAGGTGGCCCGCGAGATCGCGCGCTGGTCGCGGGCCCGCGGCGGGCTCATCGAGGAGGGCGATCTCCGGGCCCAGCGCGCGCGCTGGGGCGAGCCGCTGTCCTCGACCTACCGGGGCATCACGCTCTACGAGACCCCCCCGCCGACGCAGGGGGTCTCGGTGCTCCAGATGCTCCGCCTCATCGAGCCGTACGACCTCGGCGCCATGGACTATCTCGGGCCCGATCACGTCCACCTGCTCGTCCAGGCCAAGCAGATCGCCTTCCACGACCGCGACCGCGTGCTGGCCGATCCCGATTTTGCGAAGGTCCCGGTGGAGCGGCTGCTATCGCCGGACTACGCGGCGGAGCGCCGCCGCCTCGTCGACATGCGGCGCGCCCTGCCCTGGGACGAGGTGCCGAGCTTCGGCACGCTCGCCGGCGACACTGTCTACGTCGCCGCGGTGGACGCCGAGGGCAGCGCCGCCTCGCTGATCCACAGCGTCTACGGCCTCTTCGGCGCGGGCGTGGTGGCGGGGCGCACCGGCGTGGTCATGCAGAATCGCGGCGCCTACTTCAGCCTGGATCCCACGCACCCCAACCGTCTCGAGCCGGGCAAGCGGCCGCTGCACACGCTCATCGCCTCGCTCGCGTTCCGGGGTGATCGCCCCTGGCAGGTGATGGGGTGCATGGGGGCGGACGGGCAGCCGCAGATCCATCTCCAGGCCTACACGGCCATGATCGACTTCGGCCTGGACGTGCAGCAGGCGATGGAGGCGCCGCGCTGGCTCTCCGGCCGCTTCGGCCTGCTGGAGCCCCGCGACCTGCTGAACCTGGAGGGCCGCTTCCCGCCGGCGACGGGCGCGGAGCTGGCGCGGCGGGGCCACACCGTCAACCAGTGGGGCCCGTGGAACGAGCGGGCCGGGCACGCGCACGGCATCACGATCGACCCCGCCACGGGTGCGCGCCACGGCGGCTGCGACCCGCGCAGCGACGGCGTCGCCCTGGGCTACTGA
- a CDS encoding CoA-binding protein has protein sequence MGEWTDNLVTARDDVAAIVRECRRIAVLGMKTEAQRGEPAFYVPEYMARAGYDIVPVPVYYPDVKQILGRPVYRTVAAVPPPVDMVNVFRRSKDIPPHVDDIIAARPRVAWFQLGIVNDVAAERLARAGIRVVQDHCLLVEHRRLG, from the coding sequence ATGGGCGAGTGGACCGACAATCTCGTGACCGCGCGCGACGACGTCGCGGCCATCGTGCGCGAGTGCCGCCGCATCGCCGTGCTCGGCATGAAGACGGAAGCGCAGCGCGGTGAGCCCGCCTTCTACGTGCCCGAGTACATGGCGCGCGCAGGCTACGACATCGTGCCCGTGCCCGTGTACTACCCCGACGTGAAGCAGATCCTGGGCCGTCCGGTGTACCGCACGGTGGCTGCGGTGCCGCCGCCGGTGGACATGGTGAACGTGTTCCGCCGCTCGAAGGACATCCCGCCCCACGTCGACGACATCATCGCCGCGCGCCCGCGCGTGGCCTGGTTCCAGCTCGGCATCGTCAACGATGTCGCGGCGGAGCGGCTGGCGCGGGCAGGCATCCGCGTGGTGCAGGACCACTGCCTGCTGGTCGAGCACCGGCGTCTCGGCTAG
- a CDS encoding GNAT family N-acetyltransferase has translation MTARAAEASGYRIRRATAQDHEAVARELHAYLAWLGEELDGEGLDKDIANWQAAYDGRRGSLLVVEDPVGLVVGTAAVRVLEPGVGEVKRMWIRPVHQGKGLGRPLMDACLTEARALGCARLRLDSEDRLAAAVHLYRAYGFQEIADYNGNARANIWMERAL, from the coding sequence ATGACCGCGCGCGCCGCTGAGGCGTCCGGCTACCGCATCCGCCGCGCCACCGCACAGGATCACGAGGCGGTGGCGCGCGAGCTCCACGCCTATCTCGCCTGGCTGGGCGAGGAGCTGGATGGCGAGGGGCTCGACAAGGACATCGCCAACTGGCAGGCGGCCTACGACGGGCGGCGTGGCTCTCTCCTCGTGGTGGAGGATCCGGTGGGGCTCGTGGTGGGGACCGCCGCGGTGCGGGTGCTCGAGCCCGGCGTGGGCGAGGTCAAGCGCATGTGGATTCGCCCGGTGCATCAGGGCAAGGGCCTCGGCCGACCGCTGATGGACGCCTGCCTGACCGAGGCGCGTGCGCTGGGCTGCGCGCGACTGCGTCTCGACAGCGAGGATCGCCTGGCCGCGGCGGTCCATCTCTACCGCGCCTACGGCTTTCAGGAGATCGCGGACTACAACGGCAACGCGCGCGCCAACATCTGGATGGAGCGCGCCCTATAG
- a CDS encoding cob(I)yrinic acid a,c-diamide adenosyltransferase has protein sequence MAIRITRVYTRAGDGGETALVGGRRVAKDAPRIEAYGTIDELNAVIGLARVFNAEQLKKGKDYRWLDEVLRRLQNELFDLGSELATPEDAVYEGMHRVGETEVKALEQLMDRCQKDLKPLKSFVLPGGGRVGGFLHQARTVCRRAERRVLALARVESLSPWPLKYVNRLSDLLFVLSRWVGQRLGETEYLWERGLAGHDRARR, from the coding sequence ATGGCGATCCGGATCACCCGCGTGTACACACGCGCCGGCGACGGCGGCGAGACGGCACTGGTCGGCGGCCGGCGCGTTGCCAAGGATGCGCCGCGGATCGAGGCCTATGGCACCATCGACGAGCTCAACGCGGTTATCGGCCTGGCGCGGGTCTTCAACGCGGAACAGCTGAAGAAGGGCAAGGACTACCGCTGGCTCGACGAAGTGCTCCGCCGCCTCCAGAACGAGCTGTTCGACCTCGGCAGCGAGCTGGCCACGCCCGAGGACGCGGTCTACGAGGGCATGCACCGGGTCGGCGAGACCGAGGTGAAGGCGCTCGAGCAGCTCATGGACCGGTGCCAGAAGGATCTCAAGCCGCTCAAGTCCTTCGTCCTCCCCGGCGGCGGCCGCGTGGGCGGCTTCCTCCATCAGGCGCGCACCGTGTGCCGCCGCGCCGAGCGGCGCGTCCTCGCGCTCGCGCGCGTCGAGAGCCTCTCGCCATGGCCGCTCAAGTACGTGAACCGTCTCAGCGACCTCCTCTTCGTGCTCTCGCGGTGGGTGGGCCAGCGGCTCGGCGAGACCGAATACCTCTGGGAGCGCGGGCTCGCCGGCCATGACCGCGCGCGCCGCTGA
- a CDS encoding VOC family protein, which yields MLELGQVILGVRDLDAATRRMEALGFTVLAGGVHPGLGTANRIIPLGRQYLELLGVVDHALAEAQWYGQALLARIADGDRLVRWSLRTDDIDKVARTHGLVPERRRRIRPDGRPLSWQAAGLREAAAESWPPFFMQWDDPADFPGAIPVRHANGAHGVAWLEVTTPDPERLDRLCAGAEAPLRLGAGAPGLGRVAVATEEGELILGLGCRA from the coding sequence ATGCTCGAGCTCGGCCAGGTGATCCTCGGCGTGCGCGACCTCGACGCGGCGACTCGACGCATGGAGGCGCTCGGCTTCACCGTCCTCGCCGGCGGCGTGCACCCGGGTCTCGGCACCGCCAACCGCATCATTCCGCTCGGCCGGCAGTACCTCGAGCTGCTCGGCGTGGTCGATCACGCCCTCGCGGAGGCGCAGTGGTACGGCCAGGCCCTCCTGGCGCGCATCGCCGACGGTGACCGCCTCGTGCGCTGGTCGCTGCGCACGGACGACATCGACAAGGTCGCGCGCACTCACGGCCTCGTGCCCGAGCGGCGCCGGCGCATTCGCCCCGACGGTCGCCCGCTCAGCTGGCAGGCCGCGGGCCTGCGCGAAGCGGCGGCCGAATCGTGGCCGCCGTTCTTCATGCAGTGGGACGACCCCGCGGATTTCCCCGGCGCGATTCCGGTGCGGCACGCGAACGGCGCTCATGGGGTGGCGTGGCTGGAGGTGACGACGCCCGATCCGGAACGGCTCGATCGATTGTGCGCCGGCGCCGAAGCCCCCCTTCGCCTCGGGGCCGGCGCTCCGGGGCTCGGGCGCGTGGCGGTGGCGACGGAGGAGGGGGAGCTGATTCTCGGGCTCGGGTGCCGAGCGTGA